A segment of the Pseudomonas versuta genome:
TGTGGTGGCAGAGGGCGTATCGGCTTACCCGCAAGCGGTCACCGGGCAAATGTTGCACAACTTTGTCAGCGGCGGCGCGGCGATCAGCGTGCTGGCCCGCCAGTTGGGCGCGCAACTGGATGTAGTAGACCTGGGCACTGTGACACCCATGCTCAATCTGCCGGGGGTGCGGCACCTGGAGCTGGGAGCAGGCACGGCCAACTTTGCGACGGGCGCGGCGATGACCGACAGTCAGGGCTTAAAAGCCCTGCAGGCGGGGCGTGACAGTGTGTTGCGGGCACTGGCAGCGGGCAGCGAGTTATTTATTGGCGGCGAAATGGGCATTGGCAACACGACGTCAGCCAGTGCCGTGGCCTGTGCCTTGCTGGATTGCCCGGCCTCGCACCTGACTGGGCCGGGAACCGGTCTGGACGCAGCGGGTGTGAGCCATAAAGCGCAAGTCATTGACCGGGCGCTGGCGTTTCACGACGGGCTGCTGGATGACCCGCTGCAGACCCTGTTCCGCCTGGGCGGCTTTGAGATTGCAGCTTTGACCGGCGCCTATGTGGCTTGCGCGCAGCAAGGCATCGTGGCGTTGGTTGATGGCTTTATTTGTACGGTTGCAGCCATGGTGGCGGTACGTTTGAACCCGCAGTGCCGCGAGTGGCTGGTGTTCGCCCATCGCGGTGCCGAGCAGGGGCATCGCCATGTGCTGGAAAGCTTGCAGGCACAGCCGTTGCTCGACCTCGGCTTGCGCCTGGGCGAGGGCAGCGGTGCCGCACTGGCGGTGCCGTTGATGCGTCTGGCCTGCGACCTGCACGGGCAGATGGCGACTTTTGCCGAGGCCGCCGTGGCGGACCGACCTGCATGACGGTGCAACTGGATCTGTTGCGCCATGGCGAAACCGAGCTGGGGG
Coding sequences within it:
- the cobT gene encoding nicotinate-nucleotide--dimethylbenzimidazole phosphoribosyltransferase — protein: MNTPWWLTPCKPVNHEISMAAAGRQHQLTKPAGSLGQLEALAVQLAGLQGRLKPRVDQLWIAIFAGDHGVVAEGVSAYPQAVTGQMLHNFVSGGAAISVLARQLGAQLDVVDLGTVTPMLNLPGVRHLELGAGTANFATGAAMTDSQGLKALQAGRDSVLRALAAGSELFIGGEMGIGNTTSASAVACALLDCPASHLTGPGTGLDAAGVSHKAQVIDRALAFHDGLLDDPLQTLFRLGGFEIAALTGAYVACAQQGIVALVDGFICTVAAMVAVRLNPQCREWLVFAHRGAEQGHRHVLESLQAQPLLDLGLRLGEGSGAALAVPLMRLACDLHGQMATFAEAAVADRPA